A stretch of DNA from Malus sylvestris chromosome 9, drMalSylv7.2, whole genome shotgun sequence:
aataacccattttattgaaataggtctgatccatgagtttaggattattatttcttcttctacatgctttaaacccgattcataactttttcttataatcaacccatatcacatactaattgtattatgtttttatacattttaccctatattatgcaggtgagtttatgttaattttagtactttgttggaagttattagaaagattgaaagaaaaaaaaaagaatagatggaaaattaaaaaaatttaacagaagggggcaaattgactaattatgagagttgaggggggaaattggccaaattaaagttgaggggggaaattgattaattatgagagttgaggggggaaattggccaaaattaaagttgaggggggaaattggccaatgtTCACAAGTTTAGGGGGagaattgatgaatacctctaaATTATATAAGGAATTGTTATGTTGGATTCATGAAGTGTTATATTGTTCCTGCAAAATCCAACCATGTCGTGACGTCCTTCTAATTGTAGGAGACAGAATTAGTCATATCCTATAATTTATCAATACTATTGGCATATGTTATGCCTATGATTGTAATAACATATATTACAATAATGTTGCAGGGAAGCATACGCTAAGTTTTATACATGTCTGTTAATGAATTTGATAAAATTCCTATACATGAAAGTAAGTCATACAGATTTTGGCAACATTTGTTAAGCAAATGGCGTGTATAGTGTTGCTTGTATGGCTAATTTGGTTCGAGCATGAGATTACGTATTTTCAATATTGTCGTGGGTTTTGGACTATAGTGACTTGTAGTTTTGTTTCCACTAATTTTCACAAGATGAGAATGAACTTTTATGCCATTATTAGCACAAGAAATATGCATGACTAATCAATCAGGTTTGTCCACAATTTGCTTTCTTATCTCAATAGTCATTTAAATTATACATGACTAGTTAACTATAAAAATTGATGTATAATTTGTGGATTGACTGAGAATGACAGAAAGCATCTAGTGACAAGAACAAGAGTATGATACAAATGAATAAGGTTTGTAGTAATTATGTGACAGTTctcatttgtatttttattctTATATGAGAATTTTGGTTGGTCATGTGATTATGTATATGTTTACAAAGAAGTGGTGAACATATGAAGGTATGAGGTATGTAATCCATTCAAAATATGTGGCTTAATTGATAAGCATGAATTTTCAAACATGTATTATTGTTTGTGGTTTTTCCTATGCCTAAAGAATTTAAACAGTGCTTTGATTAGTAATTTTTATATGCCATaaggggagaagaaaagaaactttTCAAGGTTAATGTAGGGCATATATTGGAAATGTTTTCTatggaagaaaataattttggttgttccttttatttaatttggtatttacaaGGCTAATGCACGATTTTGATGCTAATGTTTTAGGAGCCTTGTACTACGGAAAGAAAGgtacaaaagaaaaggaacctGTTTGACTTAAGAAAACATTTGAGTGATTTAGCTTTTAAATTAAAGGAATGTATTGTTCTCTCACATTACATAAAGTATTTCTAATTGACTCTGTAATGATAAATATTGACATTCTTATGGTGAAAACTTGTTCTATATGTGATTAATTTCCTTCAAGTATGCTGTCAGGTTTTTGGGATTAATTTAATATCAAAGGAAGTCATGAAGGAATTAGTGTCATTTGTTGGCAAGACTCGAAGCTTGAATCAGGTTATCCTATTTTTTGTCACTTATAGTTAATTAATTCATGTGACTTCTTGTATTGTTTCAAGGCGGAGTTGACCAATGCCTTTTCAACTAAGCAAGATGCAACGGTTTAGTTGACAATGGGACTATGTTTTTAAGTTACTTCGGTCAACTTTGCatcttaattagaataaaagggATAATCTTCTTGCCTACAGGTGTGTATTACTTCTTTTAGTTTAATTCAGATGACATAGTATGGGTTTTATTTCACCGAAGTTGTGAAAATCTTCATCTTGCCCACaggtgttgaagtttttcaCGAAGGTACTTTTGTGACATAAAATCTAGTACTAGAAAATAGTTAATTTTCTTGCCTATAGgtgtaaattaatttagtttcatGAAGTTTATTGGGATAAAGTTCCATGCCATTAGTGACAAATATTTCCACAATGAGCCCCATAAAAGGTTGTGGGTTGAAGGCATGGAAATCGGTTGCATCATGACGTATTTTGTGTCTCTTCATGAGACTTGTTGATGCAAAGTATTGGACCCATGAAGGTTAATCAAGGATTGCTAAGGTACTCATTGTTTAAATCTTATGCTTGTAAATCTTTTAAATTTGAACTATGATGTCGGCTTAGAGGATGAAATTTGACTACTAAAGTTTCCTTTGGACAtcgaaattgaaatgatatgCAATTGAATTTGTTATGGATGCAGAAATTCATGATAGATGCACATAATTGTTTCTGGCAGATTACGTGTCTTGATTTAAATCAGGTAAATGACACATCTAATGGTCACCAAATGACCTGAATTTTGGATATATTCAACATATATATGTCTACTATATGTCTGCAAATTTTCGTAATTTGTTTCCATGTATTTTAATTATGGTGAATTTACTAGTAACCCATGCTCGTATAGGCAGTTTTACTGGCCAATTGTGTTGGTCTTTTTGAAGGATGACTTTAGACTACTATTTTGATCCAAAAAGGctctatatttttattttatgaagattAGTATGTCTAGTTTGATAAGTATAACTTTGGTAGAAATCaagcttgtaaattaattatgataAATTCTAAAGTAAGTGTAACTCATTGCTGAAATTCTGTTTGACAACTTTATGTTGGTTGAgatgtctattttattatgtctaAAATATATAGCAATTTTCTTCAGGTACATCTCTGAAAGAATATATTAatgagtgtttgcccaagtgggagaattagtgaacaaaaattgggcttcacactcattaacttatttgcaaGTATAAACTCTGAAAACTTAGTGGGAGTTTTTGAGCATTAAGCGGATTTGCATAAATTTATTAAAGCGTTATTCTATCTTCCATGAATTTTTGTTACtcgaataataataatatgtttaagttgtatgaatGGCTACTTAGTATATGCGTACATTTTTCTGTTACTTGCAATCATTTGGATTTCTTGGTTGATCATTCGTTTTGAGGCTCATAAGGACTTAGCATAAATGTGGACTTATTAATACATAAAAGATGGTTATTGGATGCATGTTTTTGTGTAACAGTGATGAATGCTTTCGTGCTTAATTGTACCTTTCATTGAGGTAATATGCATTCATTGACTAAGTAAGGCTATTCCCAAAGGCATATTTTCAAAAATATGACTAAAgtattgatttgcaaattaagtGATGATGTTGCATATCAGTAGGGGTTTGAGTTTCGTGTTAGTAATGTCTTACATTTGCAGATGACCTATAAGGTATGTATAGAATCCATGTATTCTTTTTAATCTCCAGTTGGATTCATTAAGTCACTTTTTTCGTGTGCTAGTCAATTATCTGATGAAATATATATCAGATATCAAATTGCATATTAAATGGCATGACATGGTTTATGCATTACCTCAGTTGTGAGGATTTCCATCTTGCCCGTAGGTGTTGGAAATCACTATGAAAGTAACTGGTATGGTGCATAGATCAGTGtcaaaaacatattaattcatcttgctcacaagtgttgaattaatttgttttataaaGTTTTTGGGATATTTTACCTGGACATGTGCCTATTTGGTATTTTCAGTTGTGTCCGTTGGCCACAAACATTGTTTGTATTATTACTGATCTAATGAAAGTTATGCATGATTGTTTTGGAGATGTATTCACACCTGCAGGTTATGTTGGCTTCATTAGATGAAGGATATTTGCATTGGCAGATTTAAGGCTTCGAAGAAGCATAAAGTGTAACTTGTGAGTTACAATAAGGTAGATCTGAGATGATATAAAGTAAGacattttggttaatttaaagtttcatctcttgatcataatttgtgtttcatgtgaATGAGGATCTTAGCATGTGTGATTATGAAGGTTCTGGGCTGTGTCAACCCTACAACCTTGTTAGTTCCATGTTAAGAAATGCATTTGACAGAAATTGCATTAAGGACGAGATGTAATCACTGTTACATGGCCACTGAAGTGACATTAGTCTCCAATCTCAAGTATAAACATGAATATTGCATTTTGtagaccaagtgggagaatgttggatttatccaatataaatcaacctttaagtggtctactacatgtaataggaatgtaatattagagaataatgttaattgtgatttgatctcttaaagatatcaatcatatataaggtgtcttatattggaaatatgattgatggaatccttaattgaatatgattatgatacttgacttggaggctaataaagtaagtttaggtttcttttatgaatggaaaccctagcttttagcCTATATAAAAACACCAGTCCCTATAAGCCCTAGAACACACAACATAATGCTTCCCATAGAGTAGTTGTATTCGGCTATGAGTTTATAAAAgatcttggtgttgccgtgccctGCTTGTTTTCGTGTTCGACTTCCATAGCCGTTGTTGGAATCAGGTCAGTCACTCCTTTgattgtgttttaattgtataaccttatAAGGTTAACATCACAATGACAAGAACCGCGATAACCGTGCCAATAAGCCACTTGTTCCTGAACATACTCCTTCCCATGGAAGTCAGAACTCTCTTGCTTTTCCCTGTGTTGTCATCCACTCCATGAAGCTgcagcaaaaggaaaaaaacagtTAGATAAATGAAATGCCATTCTAGCAAGATCATCGCCCTCGCCAAAGCAGTTATATCAATAACTTTCTCTTTTTGAAAAACTTGTTTTCGGTACAGGACCATGGATACACATAGGCACATGCCGCACATCACTCTCCTGAGAGACTAACACTAATAATAGTGAAAAGAAGATTGAGTAAATCATGTTCATAAGGTGATAATCTCCAGAGTCCAGATGCACATCAGCATATTGTTGGTCGGTCCTAATTTTATTGGAAGAAATCGTAGAAATGTAGTAGTAAAAATATAATGAGAGTAGtattattcttattttattttatacatatAAGAGCGttaaatttataataatatCTTACTTCTAAAAATATAATGAGAGTAGTATTATTCTTATTTTAGTAATCAAGCAAAGTGAGTGGCgtatttaatttatattctcACCTTCCTCATCAGTGAAATAGAAATGCTCTGAAATTCTTCGCGTACGGTGTTTGTTTTCTCGTATAGAACGGATTGTTAGAAATACATTAATGACATGTCAATACGTTTTGTTGGCAACATTGATATGACAAAGCATTATTCATTATAAAAACAGGCGCTTGCGTAGGGTGCTTGTTTCCTCGTATAGAACAAATTGTCAGAAATGCATCAATAACATGTCAATACACTTTGTTGGCAACAATGATACGACAAAGCATTATTCATTACAAAAACGGGCGTTTGCGTAAGGTGCTTGTTTTCTCGTATAGAACGGATTGTCACAAATGCATCAATAACATGTCAGCGCTTTGTTGGCAACAATGATATGACAAATTTTTATTCATTACAAAAACGGGCGTTTGTGTAGGGTGCTTGTTTTCTCGTATAGAACGGATTGTCACAAATGCATCAATAACATGTCAATACCCTTTGTTATCCACAATGATATGACAAAGCATTATTCCTTAGAAAAACAGGCGTCTGCCCCATCTCACAGATTAGGGTTCTAGAATGCCAGCAAAACAAAAGCGTGCTTAAAACCATGTTTGCGTATGGCTTTGGTTTCCACCCATGTATCCCAGGTTTGAAACTCCCTTGTCCCCCAaattgttgttgtagttttgAACCCTCTCCctccccttaataataataatttaaaagagaaaattaatATTTGAATGAAATCTTGCTGTGATACTCTCTTGACTCTTTAGACTTTTCGGTTTCCCTATGTCTTTCTTGTACAAGTTAGAGTTCCATACTTTCTAATGAAACGTTTTATAACTTATCTGATTGAAACTTGATTGTGTTAcgattgatgatttttttttcttttacttcaAAAACCAACCCTGTTTTCTTGAATTGTTGCAGATGTGTAATCACTGGAAATGGTGGGACTTCATATGCATATCTGGGACGACCGTGGGGACCTTTTGGAAGAGTCGTTTTTGCATATACATTTATGAATGGATGCATCAGACATGTAGGATGGAATAATTGGGGTAAAACAGAGAATGAACGAAGTGCTTGCTTTTATGAATACAGGTATGCATACTTTAGTCCATCTGCATAGTACTTCTATTCTACAGCGACTGCGTTCGGTGGAACGTTGTCTTATCAAACCAAACTATGGACATGGACTACAATAACTTCGGAGAAACGTGGTGTCTTATCAAACCAAACTAGTTTGTTTTTAGATGGTTCAGGTGGGGTACCTAAAAGTAAAATTAAACAGAGCTGAGAACGGAAAGATGTTTACTGTAATTGGGTTCACCATGCCTTTTTTTTTCGGAAGAATATTCCCTCTCAAGCTTGTGGCTTTGTTTACCTGCTCTTGCGCGTAACAACTTCTTGAAGTAGTGATTgttgttttgaaatttaaagTTTCTTTCGAGTTCGTGAGTAGAGGCAGAGTTTGACAAGCTTGCATCGTTGAATGAAAATTGCAGGTGTTTTGGACCGGGCAGTTGCCCATCGAAACGGGTGACATGGGCTAGAGAACTGGTAGACGAGGAAGCAGACCAGTTCCTCCAGCATCGTTTCATCGACCCAG
This window harbors:
- the LOC126583752 gene encoding pectinesterase 31-like → MSFLYKCVITGNGGTSYAYLGRPWGPFGRVVFAYTFMNGCIRHVGWNNWGKTENERSACFYEYRCFGPGSCPSKRVTWARELVDEEADQFLQHRFIDPDPGRPWLAQRMALRTPYSA